TTAGAAGTAAAGTTTGTGTAACTTGTTGTATAAGTCATCTTTCGCGTCTCCCCAAAGGCCCATCCTCGTTTCCTTTTGACACGGCAAGCTCTCAAAATTTCCACCTTAATTGAACTTCCACGTGGCACTCACTAATTGGACATAAGCAACAAAAACTGCTTCCTGATTGGTCCAATTTCACAACGAACACGTATGTTTGAATTCCACATCCGTTTGACAGTCTCctcacaaaaacaaacaaactaaCACACACTCACAAACCAAAATTCCATCGCTCATACAACAACGAACAAATCCGATGTCACATTGATTTTCCTGACAATCGAAAGACAAATCAAGAGATTCAAAATCTTACTAAGCATTAAAAGAATCAGAAATCAACAGATTTAGTAAACCCTAGAAATTCGATTTGTATTGGAGAGATCACGATTCGCGCTCTCTCCCTGATACAACAATGGCGATTCAAAGAACAACAACATTGAATTTGTTGTTTCTATTCTTCGTTTTATCTTACTGTATATTCTCCATTGCAGCGTATGCtcacttttctttctcttttattcTGATTAGTGAATGTTTGGATGATTGAAGAGATGatgatttgtgtttttttttttaatgaaatttaggAAGAATTACTATGATGTACTGCAAGTTCCAAAAGGAGCTTCAGAAGATCAGATCAAAAGAGCTTATAGGAAACTTGCATTGAAGTATCACCCTGATAAGAATCAAGGCAATGAAGAGGCTAACAAGAAATTTGCTGAAATTAATAATGGTAACCGTTTTATTCTGGCTGATCATACTAATCGAGGATTAAAGTagatcatatcatatcatattgtTTAAAAGTAGCATTATAATGTAGTtgctactattttttttttcaactaatTCTGAACAATGGCGGCTAAAAAACGTACCATTAATCTCTTTAGGCCTGTTCATTTTCCGTTTAAAGGATGCGTAATTAAACTCGAAAACTCAATGTAATTAGAGGGACGCTGTCGGCCACCTTGTATATAAAGTATAAATACTTTCTTAATTTGTAAAATGTTAAGTAGGAAGGTGTTCACAGTTTGGTTTGGAATTTAATAtttctgtttatttttttgCGCAGCTTATGAAGTTTTGACAGACAGTGAGAAGAGGAAAATTTATGATAGGTATGGTGAGGAAGGTCTTAAACAATTTGCCACAAGTGGTGGCcgaggtggtggtggtggtggtttcCAGGATATATTTAGCCAGTAAGTTGATTCCTGCCCCTTCTGTTTAACGGAGTTggtattaatgatgaatgaagttACATATTGCAGTGTCCTAAAAGTATCATTACATCATGATGAACTTTTCATTGCTAAAAAATTGATGCAAGTTAAAGGATTTctaagttggtttttattatggttattgttatgtTTGATTTCTAGAGGAATGTAGAtgggttttctaaaaataaaaggtTATCTCGAGTTGGACAATCTGATATTCAGAAATGGTGCCGTTTAGTGGGATTTTCatgtttttgttatttggatTTTGGACATTTTGGGTGGAGTTAGCCGTATAGTTGAGATTGCCAACAAAGAGTTGGTCTTGTATGAACTAAATGCACACTACATAGTTTGCACCAACCTTAAACTTAAGAATGAGTTAGAGAGTGTAATTAAGTGGAATGGATATTTAGGAGTGTTGACTtgtgaatgaaagattaaggaAGGGTGCACACTAAAAATACTGTAGACTAAGTCTATTTTAGACTTGCTTGCTAACAAATGTGAAGAAAAGGAGGAGCAATGTTGATGTTTGGGATTTGCATATTGTATTTTCAGTGTACAACGTAGTGGTCCATGGAAGTGTGAAACGTTATCCCTTTCTTTGCATCTTTTAACGGGAAAGGAAAAGGTGAAGTGATTAAGAGGAGTATAatctttttagtttttactctgtattttaaaatattgttttcTTGGACCATTTTGTTGGTCTCACAAGCTACAAAATCAGCAGAGGAGttaatttttaaatcatttGAATGGTGCTACCTTCACCTTATCGTATGAACACATCAATTTCTACAAGGGAAAAAGAGATTGAAGTACTTAGGAGGTTGAAGAAACTTGTGAAGGCTAGTATCCATAGGAACACCTAATTGCTATCTTTGCTTCCTTATATGAATAATAATTGACAtacaaataatagaaaataagaaaaaccatATATCACTGAATTATAGTTTTTCTAAAACATACTTGCATTCCTCTTGTTGATAATGCTCTCCAAGTTATGTTTCAGACTAGTTAGAATGATGTTGTTAACGTTCTCTTCTCCTTTGGAATTGAAGAAATGTGAATAATCTCATGTTTGgtgtattttatttaatgttaaaattgTTTTGAGTTGTTCAAAAATATGTTTTCTCTACTCTGTAGACTTCTCTTTTAAGAATAATGTTGTATAGTTATTGCTATTCTAGTTAAAATTCTTTTAGCAAAGTTTTAATCTATTGTTCCATGAATGCTTTTAATCATATTTATTTAGATTTATTCAGTTGTCTTTTAATTTCATGTTCAATAGATAACTTAATACATAGATATGTGACTAACTAATTctcaaattttgtttctttaagattttttggaGGAGGAATGGAGGACGAGGAAGAGAAAGTAGTGAAAGGGGATGATGTGATTGTAGATTTAGAAGCCTCATTGGAAGATTTGTACATGGGAGGCACATTGAAGGTAGGGTGATGATCTGTTTTCGAAATATTATAATGTTGTTTAGTATATGTAAAATCTAGATTAGTGCATGCATCGAGAAGAGCATGAGACACTAGTAATGACGCCATTCACAACAAAAATGGAAACTTGGCATATTTTTACAAGAGATGTTGTTTGAACTATGCATATACAAATAAAGATGAGAGAATTttggaatataattttcaatgtgTCGTTTAAATTCGTGCAAAACGTTCCTTCTTCTAAGTTGATGTCGCTAGTTAAAATTGATCTAATTAGATGAACATAAATGTGATGTATGTGTTTCCCATCTTTAAGGGTGGATAACCATAATGCGCTTTTGGCACTTCATTGCATTGCTTTTCTTCTTTTGAAAAGTTATTATTCCTTTTTGTTTAGTGTTGATAGGTTGTAGTCTATTGAGTGAGTTGTAGtgttttcttcattattttgtcCCAAATAATGGCAATCTCCCTCATGGAggctgatttttattttattttttgtgtacTACAAGATGCAATCACCACATGTGtttgttgtgtgttttgtgtaACAACAATAATGTTGAAGCTTCAATCCCTTATTAGGTTGGCTAGATGAACCAAAACAAGTTAATGTGTTAGAATGACGGTAACAAAGATACTCTGTTTGGTTGTTTCTTATACTAACCTACAACCagaaaatcaatttcaatgatcattcactTACATGCTCCCAATTCGTTTATTCCTTTCAATTATCGTATGTTCATGTAAATCCCAAGTATGCATGTCATTCTTCACCCATAATATTTAGGTTATGTTTGTTTCGATTTTTCCTCTTCAAAGCTCCTCAAAATCTCAATCTTTCACTTTTTGAAGTTTGCATTTTCAGTCTTCTTCTCACAAACAATATGAAGGATTTTCTCTCATTTGTCTTTAATTTTCACGACTTTAGGATCTTTTCTTATGTCTTCTGTTTAAAATCTTTAATATAGTGTATGTCTATTCATCCTTTTGCAACATACAATCTGAAATCAGATATCCCATATTCCTACAGAAAGCCCTATGTTCCATTTATTAGTGCTAATTTAATGTTAATTCGATGGACTTCATCCTTAGTGGTATAAGCTCTAATTTGTTCGCATATTGTAGCTCTTTAGGCCAGCGTCAGAGAAACATCTGCTTTATATTTTGATTGATACCTTCATTCTTGTGGCTACTTGATCTAAGATACTTGAAGCACTCACTTGGAAGGAACACCTTCACATTCAATTTTACAATACATCTACGACGGTGATCTGTGTCAAAATGATGTTTCATATACTTTGTTTTACTCCGACTTAGTTTgagttcttttaattttaatatctgCATATACATCTCTAGCTCTATGTCACTTAAACTCTTCATTTTTGCTAAAGTACATGTTCAGATCTCGACACTCTGATATGGATAAGACATTTGGTAATTTATGCTACTACTACAACCATATGCCATTATCCAAATTCCTAATGTTTTGGGTAACAAAGGTTTTTTGACCTCCGACTGCAATCGTCACTTGCAACTTACTATAAATTAGAAGTGCAAATGACTCAGTGAGTTCTTTGCTATAATCTATTATAgtttgaaaccaaagaactataacaTCTTTGTAAGAATCAAtacacttaatttatactatataattgaaaatatattatgttttagcTTATGTCCATTAATTTCTTACTTTATCTTGTTTGTCACCGCTAGGTTTGGAGGGAAAAAAATGTCATCAAGCCAGCATCAGGACAAAGAAACTGCAACTGTCGTAATGAGGTCTATCATCGCCAAATAGGTCCTGGGATGTACCAGCAGATGACTGAACAGGTATACTGTTTATTAATGCTTTTAAACTATTtctgttatgccatcttttgcTAGATTAGTGTTGTGCTTATTTGTATATTTTCCCTTTTTGGCCACTTCCAATCACAGTTGATGACTAGTGATTTATGCATCATGATGCTTGTGAGGTTGTAAATTTGTAATAGCTTCTTGTGTGTTCTTGATCTTTCTTGGTCTTGCTGGCTTGGGGCTGCTTTGGATTACTTGACTCTTTTCGTCCTCGTGATTGGAGATACTTTTAACCACGGGGTGGGTGTGTGGTTGGTTGTTTGGAGGGTGCATAGAGGAGGGAGGTTGGTGGGTGTGGTTCTGCCTGGTCGTCTTGCTCTTACAACGGTTGTGTTCCATCATATTTTTGAACATTAATGAGCTTTATTTCACATTCTGTTGATTGTCTTCTAAGAAATGCTTGCTTCATTCTGTTACTTTGTTACGTTGCAGGTCTGCGATAAGTGTCCAAATGTGAAATTTGAACGTGAAGGTTACTCTTTGACAGTAGATATTGAAAAGGGAATGAAAGATGGACAAGTAAGTTTCTATTCACTTTTGTTATCCAAGAACTCATATCTTTGAACTAGTCATCATTTGCTTcaagtattttttttgtttgaattcgATGACGGTCGGTGTTGGGTGCCATGCATGTTGTGGATGGTTATTTAAGTGAAACAAGGTTGAGATCCTCTTCCTTCCTCTCTAAAGTCTTCAAATACAACAATGACAACAATGCTAGAGCCTTAATCTCAAAAGTTTAGGGTCTTCCATATCAGATTATCTCTAAAGTCTTTCGTTGGCCATCCACAATTTGATCAAAACATATATGAAGTCTTAAATCTGAAATCCCTTCTAATCATCTAAAGGGTTGTATGTTGAAGGTTTTTGCTTAAATGGTTATTGGTTACTAGTAGAGAGGTTATCTGTAGGGAATAAAGAGGAGTATAAAGCAAAGGAGAACTGTACATTGTATAGGGATTAGGGAATAAAACATATTGCGGCTGTGGTAAAATGTTATGTTGCGCAATTAAGTCTTATCGCCCAGCTTAGAGACGGAGGTTTTTAGCTAAATCTGAGTTATTATCACAGATAAAAGCAAGGGTAGAATgttaaagctcttgaagtctatgCATTTCAAATTAGTTGGAGGGTACTTGTTCACTGTTCATATGAGAATTCGAATATTCTGATTAAAATTGCACAAGATGGACCATTGCATTGTTGCACTGTAAATTTTTGATAAAGTTGGACAAGATGGACCGTTGCACTGTAAATATACATTCTTGCCAGACTTTTATTTACCTTCATTCTTGATGTGTGAAGATCATGAaggtatttatataatatagtgTCACATTAACGTGGCATCAAAAGCTGAGTGTTGAGGTTGAATTGTTGAAATTTTGGGTCTTGAACTAGCAAATTCTTAACTTGAAACCtgcttaaataacttataaATGCACCTGAACTGAACCTGCAATTAGCTCAATCCAAACCTCAAATTGCCAAATAAAAATCCTTTTGACAAATTTCATGGAAATATGACCAGATCATATAGATTTCTATTTTTTGAGTCTTATGATTTGAATTTGAGTTATTTTGGGTCATATGACCTGAATTTGAGGTTTCAAGTAAATATAACAGGCACTTCCCTAGTTTCCTTTCATTCTCTCCCTACCCAGATTGGCCAACTCTTATTGACGTGCTGCAATTTTTCAGGAAATAACTTTCTATGAAGATGGGGAGCCCAAAATTGATGGAGAAGCAGGGGATTTAAAGGTAGGAAGTTATGTTGCTTTCTATACTGAAACCAATGTttattactaaatttttttccttttttagtttgtttcaaTTTTGAATCAAATGGTTCCAATGGAACTTTTAGTTGTTATCCATGGAGGAGACCATCGTACATAACAATAACCACTTTTGTTTTGCAGTTTCGCATCCGTACGGCCCCCCATGATGTTTTCGATAGAGAAGGCAATGACTTGCGTACGACTGTTACTATAACTTTGGTAAGTATTACTTGATGTGTATATACTAAATACATATTATTTGTTCTAGTAGGCGTTTTACCGGTTTTTTGTTCAGTTTCCTGGGTGTGCTTTTATGTGATTTTGCTTCACCAATTTTCATTTTCCTCTTATGTGGTCATGCTATGATTTTGAGAGTTCTTTTAATATCTATTATAGTGTGTTACTAATTCCTATACAACAATGCCCGatccttaatcccaaaagattggatCGGCTTTATGAACCCATATATCagttcaaaattgaaattttgttgagatttgaacccTACACCTCTTGCTTACTATTGACCATAACAGAGAAATTCAGCTAAGAGCAGTTactttactattatttttttcatattactTTTACTTTGTATTGAGATCGCTGTCTAACAAGCCAAGAGTATAGTTTTTTCCATTGCTTGTGAACAGATAGAGATGCAACTCCTGAGTTAAGAAGTAACTTTCCAAGGCATCTACCAAAACATCTTGTATTTgactttctttttattattgttactatttgCTTTCAGGTTCAAGCTCTTGTTGGATTTGAGAAGACTATCAAACACCTTGATGATCATCTGGTCGACATTGGTTCAAAGGTACGAGCATTCCATTACTCGGTTATTACTTCACTGAATCTCCTGTTTTGTATACACTGAAGTACTGAACCTTTTCGAATTTTGGCCTGTTTACACTTCAAACTCtgtcaaagtatatattttcgGAACTTGTGTACTTAATTCATTCTTACTGCACATGTCAATACTCCCTCATTTCTTTGAGTATGCCCCATATTTCCCTTTTATAGTCCCTTTGAGTTTTCTCCATATCCATATTACCGCAAGATCACCAAAGACGGTAAAAGAAAAGGGGGCAAGGGTGCTAATAAAGCAGACAAATGCATTTGGGGCAAATTTAAACGGAAATGTGGGAATAATCTTTGTTCAACTTCATGTTGATCGTCATGCATTCCATAGATTGTTGGACAGTACACCCAtactttgttaatttttaaagcATGTGAACTTTTCCAAATGACTTGTGACAAACCAAATGAAGCTCAAGAATGTAGAATTAGAAATACTAATTTGGGTATCACCTAATGATGTTCAGGGCATTACAAAACCCAAGGAAGTGAGGAAGTTTAAAGGAGAAGGTATGCCGCTGCATTTGAGCAATAAGAAGGGTGATCTTTATGTCACCTATGAAGTTTTGTTTCCAAGTTCGTTAACCGAAGAACAGAAGACCAAAATCAGAGAAATTTTTGCTTGAATTATCGGAaaggttttttctttttctgttcaaAGATGTTCCAAAATGTCCGATGTAACTTGA
This Amaranthus tricolor cultivar Red isolate AtriRed21 chromosome 13, ASM2621246v1, whole genome shotgun sequence DNA region includes the following protein-coding sequences:
- the LOC130798202 gene encoding dnaJ protein ERDJ3B, which gives rise to MAIQRTTTLNLLFLFFVLSYCIFSIAAKNYYDVLQVPKGASEDQIKRAYRKLALKYHPDKNQGNEEANKKFAEINNAYEVLTDSEKRKIYDRYGEEGLKQFATSGGRGGGGGGFQDIFSQFFGGGMEDEEEKVVKGDDVIVDLEASLEDLYMGGTLKVWREKNVIKPASGQRNCNCRNEVYHRQIGPGMYQQMTEQVCDKCPNVKFEREGYSLTVDIEKGMKDGQEITFYEDGEPKIDGEAGDLKFRIRTAPHDVFDREGNDLRTTVTITLVQALVGFEKTIKHLDDHLVDIGSKGITKPKEVRKFKGEGMPLHLSNKKGDLYVTYEVLFPSSLTEEQKTKIREIFA